A single window of Salvia splendens isolate huo1 chromosome 6, SspV2, whole genome shotgun sequence DNA harbors:
- the LOC121807301 gene encoding 8-hydroxyquercetin 8-O-methyltransferase-like, whose translation MALPNAVDPMQELLDAQSHVWNLIFSYISSMSLKFAIQLGIPDVIHKHNKPITLCELANALSINKAKSPALFRLMRILVHSKIFDKVSISKDEGKGDDEEVAYSLTSASRLLLREEPLSFAPFALAMIDPILADPFHQVTEWFKDECTSPFSTRNGRCLFEFIGNDSVFNQVFNEGMASDARFVGSILVDKCKHVFEGLTTLVDVGGGTGTVAKVVADTFPGLKCVVLELPHVVAGLEGSENLSFVSADMFEFIPPADALFFKWIFHDWSDEDCIKILERCKEAIISSKKKGGKVIIVEMVVDCQKQEDEGIETQLCMDMLMMTVTTGKERSEKEWAKLFHAAGFPNYKITPILGLRSVIEIFLS comes from the exons ATGGCGTTGCCTAATGCTGTAGATCCCATGCAAGAGCTTCTGGATGCTCAATCTCATGTTTGGAATCTCATATTCAGCTACATAAGCTCAATGTCCCTTAAATTCGCGATTCAGTTAGGCATACCCGATGTCATCCACAAACACAACAAGCCTATCACACTTTGTGAATTGGCCAACGCCCTCTCCATCAACAAAGCCAAATCCCCCGCCCTCTTTCGCCTTATGCGAATTCTTGTCCATTCCAAGATCTTCGACAAGGTTAGCATCTCTAAAGACGAGGGCAAGGGCGACGACGAGGAAGTGGCCTATTCGCTAACAAGTGCTTCGCGTCTCTTGCTGAGAGAAGAGCCCTTGAGCTTCGCCCCTTTCGCGCTCGCCATGATTGATCCCATCTTAGCGGATCCGTTCCATCAAGTGACCGAATGGTTTAAAGATGAATGCACATCTCCATTCTCTACCAGAAATGGGAGgtgtttatttgaatttatagGAAACGATAGTGTTTTTAATCAAGTGTTCAATGAAGGAATGGCGAGTGATGCGAGGTTTGTGGGAAGCATACTTGTGGATAAATGCAAGCATGTTTTTGAGGGTTTGACAACTTTGGTGGATGTGGGTGGTGGCACTGGCACGGTGGCAAAGGTCGTTGCAGACACCTTTCCCGGCTTGAAATGCGTGGTGCTCGAGCTCCCCCACGTGGTTGCCGGGCTTGAGGGATCTGAGAATCTGAGCTTTGTTAGTGCAGACATGTTTGAGTTCATTCCACCAGCTGATGCACTTTTCTTCAAA TGGATATTCCATGACTGGAGCGATGAAGATTGTATTAAGATTTTGGAAAGATGCAAAGAAGCAATAATTTCAAGCAAGAAGAAAGGTGGAAAAGTGATTATAGTGGAAATGGTAGTGGATTGTCAGAAACAAGAAGATGAGGGCATTGAAACACAGCTGTGTATGGATATGTTGATGATGACTGTGACTACTGGAAAAGAGAGAAGTGAGAAAGAGTGGGCTAAGCTCTTTCATGCAGCTGGCTTCCCAAATTACAAGATCACTCCTATCTTAGGGTTGAGGTCTGTAATCGAGATATTTCTGTCATGA